From one Gossypium hirsutum isolate 1008001.06 chromosome D08, Gossypium_hirsutum_v2.1, whole genome shotgun sequence genomic stretch:
- the LOC107899922 gene encoding UV-stimulated scaffold protein A homolog → MAMPVEMEMEERGKVGALIEKATNSTAAEVDPRLLKAIKSVVRFSDSELRLAAHTLMDLMKRDHSQVRYLTLLIIDELFMRSKLFRALLVENLDQLLALSVGFRRNMPLPAPPAIASTLRSKAIEFLEKWNASFGIHYRQLRLGFDYLKNTLRFQFPNLQETAARIERERRERERRTREILQNKFETMKTNFSSVKEEIQATVDEIGECLDIVRTKEEGVPHVLLDDEDFVEFRSSELRQIRLDSLKEGEKVHENSDNKVVFDALRELFKLLVTKHLVSVQEWISLLVRVEVADNRSRDSMLKELIDIRNSLMSVKKDCEESGCTLPKTVNKNEEEEEDFWEEGNFGLTENGSTTEPEKRREVHSSNIEKKSKSVEDRNSKKSNKQSGNLAKVSASCKVKGKDKECSSSKGKECSGSEKSARSELLAEAPVLRWGSFMDNWGLVSNKDTLLNQKGLEFDNHWGRVDYDAVIPAEKIAELNLQAIVYEENLGEIQPCHAPLKKGGLCQRRDLKICPFHGPIIPRDDAGNQINQSSSTDDTDPGLGSDLAEQLAKQAVKNVRERDKEDARKRKLDKQSLQREKLARVREHNDAVLRDAAIASTSRSTVFGENMGETVGENPVGRNKQTLASMLRKKVTTKDRLAQRLLNTRATEATLRQMTQGEDATY, encoded by the exons ATGGCGATGCCGGTGGAGATGGAGATGGAGGAGAGAGGAAAAGTCGGGGCTTTGATAGAAAAAGCCACGAATTCGACCGCTGCCGAGGTTGATCCACGTCTTCTCAAAGCAATCAAATCAGTGGTGCGGTTCTCCGATTCGGAGCTACGACTCGCCGCCCATACCCTCATGGACCTCATGAAACGCGATCATTCCCAG GTTCGTTATCTCACGCTTCTTATAATTGATGAACTTTTCATGCGGTCTAAGCTTTTTAGAGCCCTTTTGGTTGAGAACTTAGATCAGTTATTGGCCTTAAGTGTTGGGTTTAGAAGAAATATGCCGCTCCCAGCTCCTCCGGCTATTGCATCAACTTTGCGTTCCAAGGCAATTGAGTTCTTAGAGAAGTGGAATGCATCTTTTGGGATTCATTACAGGCAGCTTAGGTTAGGTTTTGATTATCTTAAGAATACTCTCAGGTTTCAGTTTCCTAACCTTCAGGAGACCGCAGCAAGGATAGAACGAGAGAGGAGGGAAAGAGAGAGAAGGACTAGGGAGATTTTACAGAACAAGTTTGAAACGATGAAAACGAATTTTAGTTCTGTTAAGGAAGAAATACAGGCTACAGTTGATGAGATTGGAGAATGTTTAGATATTGTTCGCACTAAAGAGGAAGGCGTGCCACACGTCTTATTGGATGACGAAGATTTTGTAGAGTTTCGATCTTCTGAGTTGAGGCAGATCCGTCTTGATTCATTAAAGGAAGGAGAAAAGGTTCATGAGAACAGCGATAATAAAGTGGTTTTCGATGCATTAAGAGAGCTGTTTAAGCTTTTAGTAACCAAGCATCTGGTTTCAGTACAAGAATGGATATCTCTTCTTGTAAGAGTTGAAGTGGCTGACAACAGGTCACGAGATTCCATGTTGAAGGAGTTGATTGATATCCGAAACAGTCTCATGTCTGTGAAGAAGGATTGTGAAGAATCTGGTTGTACTTTACCCAAAACTGTGAATAAAAATGAAGAAGAGGAGGAAGACTTCTGGGAGGAAGGTAATTTTGGATTGACTGAGAATGGTAGTACTACTGAACCTGAGAAGCGAAGGGAGGTTCACAGTTCCAACATTGAAAAGAAAAGTAAATCTGTTGAGGATAGGAATTCTAAGAAGTCTAATAAACAGAGTGGAAATCTTGCTAAAGTGTCAGCTTCTTGCAAGGTGAAAGGCAAAGATAAAGAATGCAGTAGTTCTAAGGGCAAAGAGTGTTCGGGTAGTGAAAAGTCTGCTAGGAGTGAGCTTTTGGCTGAAGCTCCAGTTCTCAGGTGGGGTTCATTCATGGATAATTGGGGCTTAGTCTCTAACAAGGATACATTATTAAATCAGAAAGGCTTGGAGTTTGACAATCACTGGGGAAGAGTAGATTATGATGCCGTGATTCCAGCCGAGAAAATTGCAGAATTGAATCTTCAGGCGATTGTTTACGAGGAAAACTTAGGAGAGATCCAACCATGTCATGCGCCTTTGAAAAAAGGTGGACTTTGTCAGAGAAGAGACTTGAAGATTTGCCCATTTCATGGGCCCATTATACCTCGTGATGATGCAGGAAACCAAATCAATCAGAGTTCTTCAACAGATGATACAGATCCTGGTTTAGGCTCTGATTTGGCAGAGCAGTTAGCAAAACAAGCTGTGAAGAATGTTAGGGAGCGAGATAAAGAGGATGCAAGGAAGAGAAAACTTGATAAACAGTCATTACAGCGGGAAAAGCTAGCAAGAGTTCGGGAACACAATGATGCTGTTCTTCGTGATGCTGCAATAGCTTCAACGTCAAGATCAACAGTGTTTGGAGAAAACATGGGGGAAACTGTTGGTGAGAATCCAGTGGGGAGAAACAAACAAACTCTAGCATCCATGCTGCGGAAGAAAGTTACAACAAAAGATAGGTTAGCTCAGAGACTTTTGAACACCCGGGCAACAGAGGCAACGCTAAGACAGATGACCCAGGGTGAGGATGCAACTTATTAA